In Helianthus annuus cultivar XRQ/B chromosome 8, HanXRQr2.0-SUNRISE, whole genome shotgun sequence, a single genomic region encodes these proteins:
- the LOC110869434 gene encoding ubiquitin-conjugating enzyme E2 27: MADREEWREMRVVRELDRVESDQSLIGVNFLRDLNDIRHFTVTIDGPVSTPYEGGIFKIDFLLPETYPLAPPHVRFITKIWHPNISHQSGAIRMSILNNDWSPTMGIKAIVIALQALLSDPDLSDPLDEYYRASRESFNSNARYYTEKYAKERNPPPQLTTRTSGTRRVTRIPKRLDGFLL, from the exons ATGGCTGATCGTGAGGAATGGAGAGAGATGAGAGTTGTGAGAGAACTGGATAGAGTTGAGTCCGATCAGAGTTTGATCGGCGTAAACTTCCTGCGAGATTTAAACGACATCCGCCACTTCACCGTCACCATAGATGGTCCAGTTTCAACCCCTTATGAGGGTGGAATATTTAAAATTGATTTCTTGTTACCAG AAACTTATCCCCTTGCGCCTCCTCATGTGAGATTCATCACAAAAATTTG GCATCCGAATATCAGTCACCAAAGTGGAGCGATACGTATGAGTATATTGAACAACGATTGGAGTCCGACGATGGGCATAAAAGCCATTGTCATTGCCCTTCAGGCCCTACTATCGGATCCAGACCTTAGTGATCCACTCGACGAATAT TATCGCGCTTCTAGGGAGTCATTCAACAGCAATGCTCGGTACTATACTGAGAAGTACGCAAAGGAAAGGAATCCGCCACCTCAGCTAACAACTAGGACCTCTGGAACAAGAAGAGTTACTAGGATCCCTAAACGTTTGGACGGATTTTTGTTATAA